The following nucleotide sequence is from Prosthecobacter sp..
AGCCGGGCACAGCCTGCTTGCTTCGCTCGGCTGGTGGATCAGCGCCAGTGCCTGCAAACTTCCCTGTTTGTCGGTAAACTTTGCCCGCCACCACCCCGGGACAATACGGAGGTGTTTTTAAGCCTTTGCTTACCGTCCACTTCCGTCTGTCCGGTTTAGCGTTGTGAAGTCTGATCGAGGCGCTCGGGCCTGACGAAAGCCGTCGGCGGCTCTGATCCTAAGTTTTTCCTGCTTTCCCATGAATGAAATAAAACCCCAAGATACCAACGCCGCTGAGCGGGCACTGCATCTGCTTGGCCGGCCGGCTGTCAGTTTCACCCTGGCCGCAGGTACAGCCTGGCTCGTGGTCGTTCTCGCCGGCATGTTCCTGCTGCTGCGTTATTCCCAAGCGGCCGGCCTTGCAGGGAATCCTCCCGCACAATGGCCGGTTGCAAGCCTGGTGCCGCAGTCAACCGGCATGCACAGCCTGATCTTGTTCCTGCATCCGCACTGCCCATGCTCCAGAGCCAGCATCGGCGAACTGGAACAGATCATGACGCACTGCCAGGGGCAGGTCAGCGCTCAGGTCCTGTTCGTCCAGCCTGCGGAGATGTCCGAGGCGTGGGCGCACACCGGCTTATGGCATACCGCGGCAGCCATTCCCGGCGTGAGTGTTCGTTGTGATCACGCCGGCGTCGAAGCCCGACGCTTTCAGGCGCTGACATCAGGCCAGACGTTGCTCTACGATCCTGCCGGGGCCTTGCTGTTCCAAGGCGGCATAACCCTTTCCCGCAGTCATGCCGGGGACAATCCCGGGCGCAGTGCCGTGGAGTCTCTGGTGCGGCACGAGAGTTCTGATCCTGCCCAAACATGGGTCTTCGGCTGTGCTCTGGGTGTGGCAGAAATTCAGAAAGGATGTGTGGCATGCAAACCATGATCGCAAACACACCTCCGCCGGACACCGCGTTGCAACAACGCGCGATGGCGCTGTTTCAGGCCGCAGAAAACGACCTGCACAAGCACACGGATCAACTGTTTGCCAAGCTGATGATCTTCCAGTGGGTGGCCGGCATTGCCGCCGCGTTGTGGATCTCTCCCCGGACCTGGATCGGCGTTTCGAGCGAGACCCATGTGCATGTATGGGCCGCGCTGTTCCTCGGCGGAGCGATCAGCGGTCTGCCGGTCTGGATGGCCTGGCGGCAGCCCGGCCGGCCCTTGACACGCCATGTCATTGCCGCCGCCCAGATGCTAACCTCAGCGCTGTTGATCCATCTGACCGGCGGACGTATTGAAACACACTTCCATGTCTTCGGTTCGCTGGCTTTTCTCGCGTTCTACCGGGACTGGCGTGTGCTTCTGACGGCCACGGTGGTGGTGGCCGCAGATCATCTGGCCCGTGGCCTGTTCTGGCCGCAATCCGTCTTCGGCGTGCTCACCGCCAGCCCCTGGCGCTGGCTTGAGCACGCAGGCTGGGTGCTCTTTGAAGACGCCTTTCTGCTGCTCTCCAACGGCAGGATGCTGGGTGCCATGTTCGAGGTCGCCATGCGTCGTGCCAGACTTGAGGGCAATAATGTGGAGATCGAACGGCAGGTGACGGAGCGCACCGCGCAACTCAGCGCCGCGCAGGCGCAGTTGGTCAATGCTTCGCGTCAGGCTGGCATGGCGGAGATCGCCACCAACGTCCTGCACAACGTCGGCAACGTGCTCAACAGCGTCAACGTTTCCGCCGAGTCGGTGGCAGGGAAAGTCCGGCAGTTCAGAATCGGCCGTCTCAAAAGTGTGGCCGCCTTGCTCACCGAGCATCGCGAAACACTGCCCGAGTTTCTCACCAGCGACCCGAAGGGCCGTGTGCTCCCGGATTATCTGGTGAAACTTGCCGATGAACTGGCCGGACCCCAGAATGAGATCTTGGAGGAGGTGGAGTCGCTCAAGAACAACATCGAGCACATCAAGGAAGTCGTGGCCATGCAGCAGGCCTACGCCCGCCGGTCGGGTGTGGTGGGAACCTTCCCGGTCATCGATATGGTCGAGGACGCCATCCGCATCAACAATGCCGCTTT
It contains:
- a CDS encoding ATP-binding protein — its product is MQTMIANTPPPDTALQQRAMALFQAAENDLHKHTDQLFAKLMIFQWVAGIAAALWISPRTWIGVSSETHVHVWAALFLGGAISGLPVWMAWRQPGRPLTRHVIAAAQMLTSALLIHLTGGRIETHFHVFGSLAFLAFYRDWRVLLTATVVVAADHLARGLFWPQSVFGVLTASPWRWLEHAGWVLFEDAFLLLSNGRMLGAMFEVAMRRARLEGNNVEIERQVTERTAQLSAAQAQLVNASRQAGMAEIATNVLHNVGNVLNSVNVSAESVAGKVRQFRIGRLKSVAALLTEHRETLPEFLTSDPKGRVLPDYLVKLADELAGPQNEILEEVESLKNNIEHIKEVVAMQQAYARRSGVVGTFPVIDMVEDAIRINNAALHRHGVHLVREYETVPPVVTDRHKVLQILVNLLSNAKYAVDHNTGDKRLVVRVTLVEADHVEIAVIDNGTGIAAENLTQIFGHGFTTKDEGHGFGLHSGALAARELGGALTASSDGPGQGAVFTLRLPINNPDLQ